From the genome of Primulina huaijiensis isolate GDHJ02 chromosome 11, ASM1229523v2, whole genome shotgun sequence:
ACCACTTTGACTTATTTTTTGGACAAAGTTTCTTTTCATGGACTTTTTCTTTGGATTGAATGATCTATTTAGATTCACAAAGAGCGGGATTCTCTCATTTGTCCTATATTAATTCATTGTTGTTGGAGGGAAAATCTGTGCTCTCATTTGTCCTCTATTAATTCATTGTTGTTGGAGGGAAAATCTGTGTACTGCACTAAGAATCCCGCTCTTTGTGAATCTAAAGAGATTATTCAATCCAAAGAAGAAGTCTATGAAAGGAAACTTTGTCCCAAAAATAAGTCAAAGTGGTCTTCTAAACTTTGTCCAGTCAAGAAAGCACTAGAAAAACAATCCCAACAAGTCGAACGAGATGATGTCCTCGGTAAATCAGATACTAGTGAACAAGTTAAAGCTTTACAAGAGCACGTGGACAGAAACTTTGTGGAGTTGAAAGATATGTTTTCAAATTTGGATAGCAAACTTGAACGTATAATGGAAGTTTTGAACATTTcaagttcatccaaaagatGTTTGGATGAACCAACCACTGTCTTTGCACAATCTAAGAAAAAGAAGACCCATGAAAAATGTAAGCTCTGTGAGTTTTAAAATGTTAGAGATAATTATTTATCTGATtattataatatgttttttttaattgtaggTGAGCCAGGGACAACTGTTTTCAATCAAGGAGTGACTCTTGGGCAAGAGGCGATTGTTGAACCATTCATATCTCCTCTTACATATCTTggtatattttcttttaaatccaAATTGTAGTATGCTTTTTTATCTCActaatgatatttaatttgttaaatcaTAGATAACCCGGTCAAAGAGGTAACTTCTGTCAATCGAGACTTGAATGAAGGAGTGAGCCGAGAGGAAGAAGTGTTTGATCCACTTAACAATGCCACCCATCATCGCACGcttgattttcaaattttaatttaaacgtttacatatttttatttaacttgaTTTATTTGTTGAATCGTAGATGAGCCACCTTCTACCAAACGACAACGATTTGGAGATGGATTATTTTCTACGCACGGTCCAAGAAAAACAATAGTAATATATGTTAAGGGtttgtaaattatatatttgaaataatcatttattttattatgatacAATACTTTATTTTAGTTGTAGATGAGCCACAAAAGACCTCTATCGTTGAATGTGGTGATAAAGAAGCTGCACATGCTTAGCCTAGTTGGTGCTGGTGATGTAGCAACTATGTTTGTTAACGATAAGCCATTACCACAGGAAATCACACCATCTCTCGTAGCTCACAAGGGTATGTGTTGtactttattcttatttttttggaaTTATGATTTGACGATGTGTACTAGTATCTAAAACACATGTATTACACATGTAGATGCTTGGAAGAGTACGAAATCTCAATTTTGTCGCTCTCCATATGTACAGCTACCCGAGACACCTGCTTTGGCAGCACTTGGTTATACCGGTCCTTACAATGGTTCATTTGAACCGGTGCAATGTGTTTCTATTAAAAAAGTATTGCCAACTGTTACTAAAGAAATAAGTAGATTGAATGATCTATTTAAAGCAGGTGTGTTTGGATCATATTACAAGTCGTAGTTTACGGACCTTCTCAATCCAAGACACTGGCTCGATCAAAGCGTGAGTAGGATTTTGTGTTCTATTTATGTTCTaatcataatattatatatataacatgctTCCAACATGTGCAGGACATACAAGAGAGCATGTACGGTCTATCTGTGTTGCAGAAGACATACCCACATTTGGTAAAACAGGATGTTGCCATAATGAATCcatatttttctcaagatatagTATTCGCATATCGTAATGTTCctgatgatttttaaaatagcaAGTGGAAGAATTTAATTCGCTATGTTGATGGATATTGTCGTCGTTGAAGTTCAGTACCATGGGCAAATGCATCATTCATATTGATTCCATTAAATTTCCCTACAAATTGGGTAGCAGTTTTAGTGAACGTGAAAGATGGAATCATTACTATGTATGATTGCAATCATAGTTGCTACACATATGCTGAAATGAATGTTTATATTGAGCCGGTAGAAGATGTATCCCACTGAAACGCTATACGTTAATTGAAATGTATGCTTTTAAACCAACTGATTTTAAACACATTGAACCGACTGATATATTTGCATTAACTGACTGATTGAACACATTGAACTTACTGAAATATATGCATTAACTGAATGATTAAACACTGAAATATATTTGCATTGAATCGACTGAAATATATTCAGCAACAGACTGATTAAAAACATTGAATCAACAGATATATATACGTTTAACCGAATGATTAAACACATTGAATAGACCGAATATATATGCATTAAACCACTAAATGACAATTCAAATTATATCTGCATGCACAACCCGTTCATACAACAAACTTGACAAAAACTAAGACACATCAGCCTGAAACACATTGAACTGACTGAACTACATACATTAACCGATTGATTAACACATTGAACTGACTGAATATATATGCATTAAACCAATAAATGACAATTCAAATTATATCTGCATGCACAACCCGTTCAAACAACAAACTTGACAAAAACTAATCAACATGCAAATACAACTCGTCTACACATCAGTCTGTCTTTTAGGGCATTTTTTTCGGCAATGGCCAGATTCATGACATACACCACATTTTTTAGTTCGCTTCCGACCAAACTCCCCAATAGAAGGAATTCTTTCCTTTTGTGTTCTACCACGTTTCCTCTTGACATCCGGGGGAAGTACATTGTATTTAAAATGATCTGGAATGTTCCATTCATTTGCAATGGGCACCGGATTTACAAATATGAAGCCATAATTCGATAACTCTCTTCAGGACTGCCAAGTAACTTATCCAAAGCAAGTTGTCTCCCCCTCCATGCTTTGAAGTAACTAATTTCAACACCTTTATTTTGCATCATTGTAATTATGGTTTTTGGTTCAAGAAAACTGAGTTgtcctttaaaattttcaaccaaaatCTTTGCTACAAAGTCTAATGTTGCTTGTCGATGCATTTTCCACCGATATGAAAGGTCACAAGTATGATCGTGATGAATTCTCTATTTGTGATGCACGTATTTTCCAACTGCAACTCGGTGTAACACATCTaacatcataaatttttttgttggattTTCGAACATCTATTTCAAAGGACGCATTTAAACAAATCTTAAACTATTCTGTTTGAAATTATCTTTACTCTCAAACTCTTGACCGACAAAAAAATTAGACAAATCATTAAAAGAATAAGTCACATTCCCTTCAGCATCTCTTATTGTGGCTAATAATGTAGAATCTTGCACATCTTGTTCATGATAAGAAAATTCCACTTGTGTATTATGTGTTGTACACAATGTAAGCTCTTCAACATGATTCTCTTCATTCACAACAAATTCATTCTCAACAATTTCTGTTACCACATTATCAATACTTGTTATTTCATCCATCCCATTCTCATGCTCATTCATTTCATTGTCTTAgtcattttcaaaaaatactccATCAAAATATTCATCATATGTTCTCTCATTATCACTATATACTTCAGTTTCACAATTGTCAACCATCTCATCATTATGATCTCTACAAACTTCAGGATCTTTAGCATTGTCAGTTTTTTCATAACTTGTTTCAAAGCCACTTGTTTTGATAATTTCAACATGAAGCAAAGGTCTAACATTTGAAACGCCAAAAGACAGATATGTTGTCAATGCTCTTGagctttttatatatattggcCTTGGATTACATGCCTCAAATTTCGACAAGTAACTTAGCTTCAATACCATATCATGTCTATCCAAATGAAGTGTCTCAAAAATTGCATCTTCAACATCTTCACTACTTACATTACTATCATCAATAGATATAGCATGCCATCCCGAATTACTTCCATCACACCATGAATATTTATGTTCACCGTCAACCTTCCATTCACcatcaaaattaattaagattTGAATCATATCGCTGTCCAcataatctgaaaaaaaaaagtataaataaTGGATGTAAGGGAGTTGGAAATATATAACTATAACCGACGGATTGAATGATATTGACCGACTGCAATGCATAACTTAACCTACGGAAATAAATGTTTCAACCTACTGAATATGAACCGACTGACTGAATGATATTAAGAGACTGTGATATATGATTTAACCGACCGACTGActgtaatatatgatttaactGACTAACTGAATGCTATTGACCGactgaaatatataatttaaccggctgaaataaatgttttaactaACTGAATGAGAAATCAAATTACTTGAGTAGCTGATAATCCACACACATGAAAACATAAATggccaaataaaatatcttataCTGATATTCCAATGATCCTATGAAAACACGTATTGCATGAGAATGAAAATGTCATTAATCTTTGAttctaatttatatttttttagagaagagaaaatgaagAAGTTAAAAAAGTTAGAAATGCAATGAAGATGGAGAATGATAAGAATGAGAGAAAAATGGGCAAGATGCGATGGAAGAAAGAAATGAAAAGAAGAGAGGAAGAGAGAGATGAGAACCTTACGTTGATTTGGGTGGTGTTTCTCAATTGGCTCACGAAccctattaattaatatttagattaactattaattaatattttgattaacttttaattaaagGAAGGCCTATTTACCAAAAAAAACTATATGAGGCCTTTGACCTTAAAATTTTGTTGTGGGGAGGCCATATTTGCAAATGCCCCCCCTGAGATTTGAAAAGAATTGGTTTTTGGCACCAAACGTCGATTAAATGTGAAACATGAAGAAAAAACTTTGCTTTGAGCAAAAGTCTGaatgtttatatattattattcaatatattaattacttgatataattataataaaaactaaaatttatttttcttgattaatCTCATAGCAAGCTGGCAATGCTTGATCAtgacaaaatcatatttttttacaacattggtttttgaaaaataaacaatTGATGAGATCGGATTAATAAGAGTTATAAAGCCCAGTTAGTTAAACACCTTAAAAATTGAATCTTTCCTCCCAAACAATCCATCATGTAAAATTTTTGTACTCAGTCATCTAGTGGTCATGATTTGTTTCAACATATAAGACCTGCGTTTGATCTCATATGGAAAAAAAACGAGTCGATTACAGTGTTCGGAGGATCACTCAGGACAGCAAGGACTCGACAATAGAGATAGCATGTTGATCCTTTCATTAAATTACTAGTGTTTTAAGGTAAAAATTTACGAAAAGCCacatatgaaaatttaaaaataaagattaatTAGTGTTGAATTCATGACACTAATTACTAGGATTGAGAAAATATCCAcacaatatttttcaataaattagaGTTATATTTTgccaataaataaattgaatattca
Proteins encoded in this window:
- the LOC140988298 gene encoding uncharacterized protein: MDFFFGLNDLFRFTKSGILSFGKSVYCTKNPALCESKEIIQSKEEVYERKLCPKNKSKWSSKLCPVKKALEKQSQQVERDDVLGKSDTSEQVKALQEHVDRNFVELKDMFSNLDSKLERIMEVLNISSSSKRCLDEPTTVFAQSKKKKTHEKCEPGTTVFNQGVTLGQEAIVEPFISPLTYLDNPVKEVTSVNRDLNEGVSREEEVFDPLNNATHHRTLDFQILI